A region of Ignatzschineria larvae DSM 13226 DNA encodes the following proteins:
- the rpoH gene encoding RNA polymerase sigma factor RpoH has translation MSDQDKQLVLRANTFPSVADGLDAYISAISDIPTLTAEEEQALAYRLLEHQDLNAAQTLILSHLKFVVHIAKNYTGYGLPLIDLIQEGNVGLMKAVKRFDPAYNVRLISFAVYWIKSEIHEYVIRNWRIVKVATTKAQRKLFFNLRSSKESLDWLTDQEASDIAKELNVSKAEVKRMEMRLFSNDIAFDLPANSSSDDGDFSPSDWLASHNADPSQQVEREDYTHYENEKLNTALAELDPRSKDIIMQRWMQDEDEARPTLTELADKYEVSAERIRQIENQAMSKIKDLLTV, from the coding sequence ATGTCCGATCAAGATAAACAATTAGTGCTAAGAGCAAATACTTTCCCGTCGGTTGCAGATGGTTTAGATGCTTATATTAGTGCGATTAGTGATATTCCGACGCTCACAGCGGAAGAAGAGCAGGCTTTAGCGTATCGTTTACTTGAACATCAAGATCTCAATGCAGCGCAGACATTAATCTTGTCGCATCTAAAGTTTGTAGTGCATATTGCAAAGAACTATACGGGCTATGGCCTACCGCTGATTGATCTGATTCAAGAGGGAAATGTCGGCTTGATGAAAGCAGTCAAGCGTTTTGATCCTGCTTATAATGTAAGATTGATCTCTTTTGCTGTCTATTGGATTAAATCAGAAATCCATGAGTATGTGATTCGTAATTGGCGAATTGTGAAAGTCGCGACAACTAAAGCGCAACGTAAACTCTTCTTTAATCTCCGCTCCTCTAAAGAGAGCCTTGATTGGTTAACTGATCAGGAGGCTTCTGATATTGCCAAAGAACTCAATGTGAGTAAGGCTGAAGTAAAGAGAATGGAGATGCGACTTTTCTCTAACGATATTGCATTTGATCTTCCCGCTAATAGCAGTAGTGATGATGGTGATTTTAGCCCTTCTGATTGGCTTGCAAGCCATAATGCAGACCCATCGCAACAGGTTGAACGAGAGGATTATACACATTACGAGAATGAGAAGCTTAATACTGCGCTTGCAGAGCTAGATCCTCGGAGTAAAGATATAATTATGCAACGTTGGATGCAAGATGAAGATGAGGCACGCCCGACTTTAACAGAATTAGCGGATAAGTATGAAGTCTCCGCCGAAAGGATTCGACAAATTGAAAATCAGGCGATGAGTAAAATCAAAGACCTGTTAACTGTATAG
- a CDS encoding D-sedoheptulose-7-phosphate isomerase: protein MTAISHIQESLAVKEKVLTQLPEVIESTGHVLVDALKNGHKVLVCGNGGSAADAQHFAAELINRFETERAPLPAIALTTDSSNLTSIANDYSYEVVFSKQVQALGQSGDVLIAISTSGNSVSINNAVEVALAKGMHVLALTGETGGKMAEIVSDHLHLVKIPSHRTARIQEMHILVIHIWCAMIDQAF from the coding sequence ATGACAGCCATTTCCCATATTCAAGAGAGCCTTGCCGTTAAAGAGAAAGTATTAACGCAATTGCCAGAGGTAATCGAGTCGACAGGTCATGTTTTAGTAGATGCTCTCAAAAATGGCCATAAGGTTTTAGTGTGTGGTAATGGGGGGTCTGCTGCAGATGCACAACATTTTGCCGCCGAGTTAATTAACCGTTTTGAAACAGAACGTGCCCCATTGCCGGCAATTGCATTAACGACAGATAGCTCTAATCTCACGTCGATCGCGAACGATTATAGTTATGAAGTTGTTTTCTCTAAGCAGGTTCAAGCATTAGGGCAATCAGGTGATGTGCTCATTGCAATTAGTACTAGTGGTAATTCAGTCAGTATTAATAATGCTGTAGAGGTGGCACTCGCCAAAGGAATGCACGTATTAGCCTTGACGGGAGAAACCGGTGGGAAGATGGCGGAGATTGTTTCGGATCATCTACATCTTGTGAAAATCCCAAGTCATAGAACCGCCCGAATTCAAGAGATGCATATTTTAGTGATCCATATTTGGTGTGCAATGATCGATCAGGCTTTCTAA
- a CDS encoding BON domain-containing protein produces MMKRFLLLGSVLWALAGCVPALIVGGVGATALGVNDRRTAGQIVEDNAITVKVQSKIGELPGRMHAHISILSYNGVVLILGEVPTQQLGLEVEKAVLNTEHVKGVHNELIVAPEASIASISTDAMITAKVKAALATEITLKGFNAANVKVETSRRKVYLMGIVNEAEAKEAINIVRHVEGVEEVVPFFDIVNRQFYNVN; encoded by the coding sequence ATGATGAAGCGATTTTTGTTACTAGGTAGTGTTTTATGGGCTTTAGCGGGATGTGTTCCTGCCCTCATAGTGGGAGGTGTCGGCGCAACTGCTTTAGGCGTTAATGATCGGCGTACAGCAGGGCAGATTGTAGAAGATAATGCGATCACCGTAAAAGTACAAAGTAAAATTGGAGAGTTACCTGGTAGGATGCATGCCCATATTAGTATTTTAAGCTATAACGGCGTGGTCTTGATTTTAGGTGAGGTACCTACTCAACAGCTTGGGCTTGAGGTGGAGAAAGCCGTGCTTAATACTGAGCATGTGAAGGGGGTACATAATGAATTGATTGTGGCGCCTGAAGCCTCTATTGCAAGTATCTCTACTGATGCAATGATTACTGCTAAAGTAAAGGCGGCATTGGCTACAGAGATTACGCTAAAGGGTTTTAATGCTGCGAATGTGAAAGTGGAGACGTCCCGGCGTAAAGTCTACTTAATGGGGATTGTTAACGAAGCTGAAGCGAAAGAAGCGATTAATATTGTAAGACATGTAGAAGGGGTGGAAGAGGTTGTGCCCTTCTTTGATATTGTGAATCGACAATTCTATAATGTAAATTAG
- the gorA gene encoding glutathione-disulfide reductase has protein sequence MVQKYDAIIIGGGSGGLSYAERAASYGVKCLLIEKDKLGGTCVNVGCVPKKVMWNAANIAHTFDDAKGYGFSFEGPSFSWSTLKAKRDQYIHNIVNWYNESYMPNAGVDVIHGAAKFVDNKTVEVNGEQYSAETIVISTGGYPLRLDVPGTEYGITSDEFFDLEEAPKRVAVVGAGYIAVELAQLLSALGSKTELLCRGDMVLRHFDSYITEHLYEELMKDEHLTLHPRSNVQEVIKNADGSLTVRTERETLEVDLLVWAIGRGYNTHNIGLENTDVPVNPDGTITVDKYQATNVEGVYALGDIIGGKYQLTPVAIAAGRRLADRLHNGMTDRHLEYHNIPSIVFSHPPIGTTGLTEKEAIAEYGQAAITCYTTSFTAMYSSFSDKPVKTAMKMVCAGEEEKIVGIHLIGPSVDEMLQGFAVAVKMGARKQDFDDTVALHPTAAEELVTMR, from the coding sequence ATGGTACAAAAGTATGATGCAATTATAATCGGTGGCGGATCGGGAGGTCTATCTTACGCGGAGCGTGCTGCAAGTTATGGTGTGAAATGCCTACTTATTGAAAAAGATAAGCTCGGCGGTACTTGTGTGAATGTTGGTTGTGTTCCCAAAAAAGTGATGTGGAATGCAGCCAATATTGCCCATACTTTCGATGATGCCAAGGGATACGGCTTTTCGTTTGAAGGCCCATCATTTTCATGGTCAACACTTAAAGCAAAACGTGATCAATATATTCACAATATCGTGAATTGGTATAATGAAAGCTATATGCCTAATGCTGGCGTTGATGTGATTCATGGTGCTGCAAAATTTGTAGATAATAAAACGGTGGAAGTCAATGGCGAGCAATATAGTGCCGAAACGATCGTTATCTCAACGGGAGGGTATCCGCTTCGTTTAGATGTACCTGGAACAGAGTATGGTATTACTTCTGATGAATTTTTTGACCTTGAAGAAGCACCAAAGCGCGTTGCTGTGGTGGGGGCAGGTTATATTGCCGTTGAATTAGCCCAATTATTATCGGCATTAGGAAGTAAAACAGAGCTCTTGTGCCGTGGTGATATGGTTCTTCGTCATTTTGATTCTTATATCACGGAGCATCTCTATGAGGAGTTGATGAAAGATGAGCATTTAACGCTTCATCCGCGCTCTAATGTACAAGAAGTGATCAAAAATGCAGATGGTTCATTAACCGTTCGTACAGAGCGTGAAACACTAGAGGTGGATCTTTTAGTCTGGGCGATTGGGCGTGGTTATAATACTCACAACATTGGTTTAGAGAATACCGATGTGCCGGTCAATCCGGATGGCACTATTACTGTTGATAAGTATCAAGCGACGAATGTTGAGGGTGTTTACGCATTAGGCGATATTATCGGTGGTAAATATCAATTAACGCCTGTTGCAATTGCCGCAGGGCGTCGTTTGGCTGATCGTCTGCATAATGGAATGACGGATCGGCATTTGGAGTATCACAATATTCCAAGTATTGTCTTCTCACATCCTCCGATTGGAACCACTGGTTTGACTGAAAAAGAGGCGATTGCTGAGTATGGGCAGGCTGCAATCACCTGTTATACTACTTCGTTTACAGCGATGTACTCTAGCTTTAGCGATAAACCTGTGAAAACAGCGATGAAGATGGTTTGTGCTGGCGAAGAGGAAAAAATTGTCGGTATTCATCTGATAGGCCCTTCTGTCGATGAGATGCTTCAAGGCTTTGCTGTTGCCGTAAAAATGGGCGCACGAAAACAAGATTTCGATGACACTGTAGCGCTTCATCCGACAGCTGCCGAAGAATTAGTAACGATGCGTTAA
- a CDS encoding inorganic phosphate transporter, whose protein sequence is MLEFFQGIDFAILLTLVLSVGLVLAFEFVNGFHDTANAVATVIYTKSLKPRLAVFLSGIFNFLGVLLGGLGVAYAIVNLLPMDLLASADSTKGLVMVVSLLVAALIWNLGTWYFGIPASSSHTLIGSILGVGLANALINDHSLVEGVNWGKALGVFESLLFSPFIGAGLAGLLLLGLLRFLPNSYIHKTPYQRHVIDNKKKPPFWPRFWLVTSAMGMSYAHGQNDGQKGIGLVMLVLFSVVPAHFVLNLNSSVFEIEQTRVAAQQMIAYYDSNKTVLDELYPKQSKAQAEDEGLFSCEYSEMTQHSKKLIHLLEGIDNYDQLTTDQRWGVRNEVMCLANIAKTLESVEALPEGYRKSYKAIGKDLTKTTQYAPFWVIVAVAAALGMGTMIGWKRVVDTVGGKIGKKDMTYAQGMSAQIVSAFAIASASHFGFPVSTTHILSSSVAGTMIANKAGLQKSTVKNIVIAWILTLPVSTALSFGLYVLGTYLFVN, encoded by the coding sequence ATGTTAGAATTTTTTCAGGGTATTGATTTCGCAATTTTATTAACATTAGTCTTATCGGTCGGTTTAGTGCTTGCCTTTGAGTTCGTCAATGGCTTTCATGATACGGCAAATGCTGTTGCAACGGTGATTTATACCAAATCATTAAAGCCACGTTTAGCGGTATTTCTATCGGGGATTTTTAATTTTCTCGGTGTTTTACTTGGCGGTTTAGGCGTTGCTTATGCAATAGTCAACCTTTTACCGATGGATCTCCTAGCGAGTGCAGACTCTACAAAGGGTCTAGTGATGGTGGTGTCACTTTTAGTGGCCGCATTAATTTGGAATCTTGGTACTTGGTATTTTGGTATTCCAGCTTCTAGTTCCCACACATTAATAGGTTCCATCCTTGGGGTTGGGCTTGCGAATGCCCTGATTAATGATCATTCCTTAGTTGAAGGCGTGAACTGGGGTAAAGCTTTAGGCGTTTTTGAATCTCTACTCTTTTCCCCCTTTATTGGGGCTGGTTTAGCAGGATTGCTTCTTTTAGGGCTTTTACGTTTTCTTCCGAATAGTTATATTCATAAAACCCCTTATCAACGTCATGTTATAGACAATAAGAAGAAGCCACCTTTCTGGCCCCGATTTTGGCTTGTCACCTCTGCAATGGGGATGAGTTATGCCCACGGGCAAAATGATGGGCAGAAAGGGATTGGTTTAGTGATGTTAGTGCTCTTTAGTGTAGTACCAGCGCATTTTGTCTTGAATCTTAATTCAAGTGTCTTTGAAATTGAACAGACGCGCGTTGCAGCACAGCAGATGATTGCTTATTACGATAGTAATAAAACGGTCTTAGATGAGCTCTATCCTAAGCAGAGCAAAGCGCAAGCCGAAGATGAAGGTCTTTTTAGTTGTGAATATAGTGAAATGACGCAACACTCTAAAAAATTGATCCATCTTTTAGAGGGCATTGATAATTATGACCAGCTGACAACAGATCAACGTTGGGGTGTTCGTAATGAGGTGATGTGTTTAGCGAATATTGCTAAGACGCTCGAGTCTGTTGAGGCATTACCTGAGGGGTATCGTAAATCGTATAAAGCAATTGGTAAAGATCTTACCAAAACAACACAATATGCCCCTTTCTGGGTGATTGTTGCGGTAGCCGCTGCACTTGGAATGGGAACGATGATTGGTTGGAAACGGGTTGTAGATACTGTGGGTGGTAAAATCGGTAAAAAAGATATGACTTATGCACAAGGAATGAGTGCGCAGATTGTCTCGGCATTTGCGATTGCATCTGCTAGCCATTTTGGTTTCCCTGTATCGACTACACATATTCTCTCTAGTTCCGTTGCCGGGACGATGATCGCCAATAAGGCAGGGCTCCAAAAATCAACGGTTAAAAATATTGTGATTGCATGGATTTTGACCTTGCCGGTCTCAACTGCGCTCTCTTTTGGACTTTATGTGCTAGGCACTTATCTGTTTGTGAATTAG
- a CDS encoding L-threonylcarbamoyladenylate synthase — protein MKLLSYDEAAFALQNGEVIAYPTEGVYGLAADATNQLAVERLLTMKQRASSKGFIVMSASLEKLGSLIEPLDRAETTEVLESYRGGFRYTWIVPAKESVPHYLRGDFTTLAIRITNHPDALALCERMSVGVVSTSANLHQEAPLISPEAIMGVFGTKIAGVMMGEIGGLSSPTRIVNLKTKAVIRA, from the coding sequence ATGAAATTATTAAGTTATGATGAGGCAGCTTTCGCGTTACAAAACGGGGAAGTGATTGCCTACCCTACGGAAGGGGTATATGGATTAGCCGCTGATGCAACTAATCAATTAGCGGTTGAACGTTTGCTAACAATGAAGCAGCGAGCATCAAGTAAAGGGTTTATTGTGATGAGTGCTTCCTTAGAGAAGCTCGGCTCACTGATTGAGCCCTTAGACAGAGCGGAGACAACGGAGGTATTAGAATCATATCGGGGTGGGTTTCGTTACACTTGGATTGTTCCAGCAAAAGAATCTGTTCCACACTATTTGCGGGGGGATTTCACGACCTTAGCTATTCGTATTACCAATCATCCGGATGCTTTAGCGCTTTGTGAGCGTATGTCTGTTGGAGTTGTATCGACTAGTGCGAATTTGCATCAAGAAGCGCCATTAATATCGCCTGAAGCGATTATGGGAGTTTTTGGTACCAAGATTGCTGGTGTGATGATGGGTGAGATTGGTGGATTATCGTCACCTACGCGTATCGTAAATCTTAAAACCAAAGCGGTGATTCGTGCTTAG
- the rpsT gene encoding 30S ribosomal protein S20, translated as MANTAQARKRVRQAEKHNAANASYRSMTRTYVKKTINAIKSNNREEAIKAFAKAQGALDRSAKRGLIHKNKVARLLSRLNAQIKALA; from the coding sequence TTGGCAAATACAGCACAAGCAAGAAAACGCGTTCGTCAAGCTGAGAAGCACAATGCAGCTAACGCTTCATATCGTTCAATGACTAGAACTTATGTTAAGAAAACCATCAATGCAATCAAGAGCAATAACCGTGAAGAAGCGATTAAAGCTTTCGCTAAAGCTCAAGGCGCACTTGATCGTTCAGCAAAACGTGGTTTAATCCATAAGAACAAAGTTGCACGTCTTCTTAGCCGTTTAAATGCTCAAATTAAAGCATTAGCTTAA
- a CDS encoding MetQ/NlpA family ABC transporter substrate-binding protein — protein sequence MRKLALVSALSLIPFFGLAAEKLTVAATPVPHAEILEQIAPKLAEKDIDLNIVVVTDYVLPNMMVDEKEADANFFQHTPYLDEFNKNHNINLVALTPAIHIEPIAGYSQKIQNISDLPDGAKVSIPNDPSNGGRALILLDDEGLIKLKDPSNILSTTFDIVENPHKLEFVELEAPMLARTLDEVELALINTNFALDAGLNPTKDSLFIEGAQSPYTNIIVVRPENENDPRIKALMEAITSDDVRQFIETKYEGSIVPVF from the coding sequence ATGCGTAAATTAGCACTTGTTTCAGCACTTTCACTTATTCCATTCTTTGGTCTGGCAGCAGAGAAACTCACTGTAGCAGCAACACCGGTACCTCATGCAGAGATTTTAGAGCAGATCGCACCTAAACTCGCAGAGAAAGATATTGATCTTAATATCGTGGTTGTGACTGACTATGTACTGCCGAACATGATGGTGGATGAAAAAGAAGCAGATGCAAACTTCTTCCAACATACTCCTTATCTTGATGAATTTAACAAAAATCACAATATCAATTTAGTGGCCTTAACGCCTGCAATTCATATTGAACCGATTGCCGGCTATTCACAAAAAATTCAAAATATTAGTGACCTTCCTGATGGTGCAAAAGTCAGTATTCCTAACGACCCCTCCAATGGTGGCCGCGCACTCATTTTGCTTGATGATGAAGGCTTAATTAAACTGAAAGATCCAAGTAATATTCTTTCAACTACATTTGATATCGTTGAAAACCCACATAAATTAGAGTTTGTGGAGCTTGAGGCGCCAATGCTGGCTCGTACCCTTGATGAAGTTGAATTAGCACTCATCAATACTAACTTTGCATTAGATGCGGGTTTAAATCCGACTAAAGATTCTCTCTTTATTGAGGGCGCACAATCACCTTATACTAATATCATTGTTGTCCGCCCTGAGAATGAAAATGACCCACGCATCAAAGCATTAATGGAAGCGATTACATCAGATGATGTTCGTCAATTCATTGAAACGAAATATGAAGGTAGTATCGTTCCTGTTTTCTAA
- a CDS encoding diaminopimelate dehydrogenase, which produces MSKITAAIVGYGNIGRYVLDALETAPDFTIAGIVRRQATPIKGVDYPVVTEITELGKVDVAILCVPSRQIEQYASEILAKGIHTVDSFDIHSDITKVRAHLNDVAQKHGKSAILSAGWDPGSDSVIRALLLAAAPKGITYTNFGPGMSMGHSVAVKAIEGVKDALSVTIPIGTGKHRRMVYVETEQGVHFDTVKNTILNDDYFKNDDTIVEHVDSIDSLKDAGHGVTITRKGVSGKTDNQLFEFDMRINNPALTAQILVSSARAVTKQQPGAYTMIEIPLIDLLYGDRETLIHDLV; this is translated from the coding sequence ATGAGTAAAATAACTGCTGCTATTGTAGGTTACGGCAATATTGGACGCTACGTTTTAGATGCCCTTGAAACGGCACCTGATTTTACAATCGCAGGGATCGTTCGTCGCCAGGCAACTCCAATTAAGGGTGTTGATTATCCCGTGGTCACAGAGATTACCGAATTAGGCAAAGTCGATGTCGCAATTCTCTGTGTCCCAAGCCGTCAAATTGAGCAATATGCCTCTGAAATCTTAGCGAAAGGTATCCATACCGTAGATAGCTTCGATATTCATTCGGATATCACAAAAGTTCGCGCTCACTTAAACGATGTAGCTCAAAAGCATGGCAAAAGTGCTATTCTTTCAGCAGGCTGGGATCCCGGTTCAGACTCTGTGATTCGTGCGCTTCTCTTAGCCGCGGCCCCTAAAGGGATTACTTATACCAACTTCGGTCCTGGTATGAGCATGGGGCACTCTGTTGCTGTTAAAGCCATTGAAGGCGTAAAAGATGCACTCTCTGTCACCATTCCGATTGGTACAGGAAAACATCGTCGTATGGTCTACGTTGAAACTGAACAAGGCGTTCATTTCGACACTGTTAAAAATACCATCTTGAATGATGATTACTTCAAAAATGATGATACTATCGTTGAGCACGTTGATTCAATCGATTCATTAAAAGATGCTGGTCACGGCGTGACGATTACTCGCAAAGGTGTTTCAGGTAAAACGGATAATCAACTCTTTGAATTTGATATGCGCATCAATAACCCTGCATTAACTGCACAAATTCTTGTATCAAGCGCACGCGCTGTCACGAAACAACAACCTGGCGCTTATACAATGATTGAGATTCCTTTAATCGATCTATTATATGGTGATCGTGAAACCTTAATTCATGATTTAGTGTAA
- a CDS encoding methionine ABC transporter permease, with the protein MTAFLDALSNAQYWDMILKNTWITLIMLGFTWLFTILIGLPWGIALFLSSPKQLLAAPNFYRIFSFITNILRSIPFLILIVVLLPLTFHLMGTKMGVKGAIFPLVVGSAPFFARLAETAFREIDRGVIEAAQSMGTPLRTIILKVLLPEARPSLIAATTVTGILILSYTAMAGTVGAGGLGDIAVRFGFHRNMSELMYLIVIVLIIMVQIIQWIGDWLVRHYTRK; encoded by the coding sequence ATGACAGCGTTTTTAGATGCTCTTAGCAATGCACAATATTGGGATATGATTCTCAAAAATACTTGGATTACTCTAATCATGTTAGGGTTTACTTGGCTCTTTACCATTCTGATTGGGCTTCCTTGGGGAATTGCGCTTTTTCTCTCTTCACCGAAGCAATTACTCGCAGCGCCTAATTTTTATCGAATATTCTCTTTCATCACCAATATTTTGCGCTCCATTCCCTTCTTGATTCTCATTGTAGTACTGCTCCCCCTAACCTTTCACCTCATGGGTACCAAAATGGGCGTTAAAGGAGCAATCTTCCCACTTGTTGTCGGCTCTGCCCCTTTCTTTGCTCGACTTGCAGAAACAGCATTTAGAGAGATCGATCGGGGGGTGATTGAAGCTGCACAAAGTATGGGAACACCGCTTCGCACAATTATTCTCAAAGTTTTACTTCCTGAAGCAAGGCCAAGTTTAATTGCCGCAACAACAGTCACCGGCATTTTAATTCTCTCCTATACTGCAATGGCGGGAACAGTAGGTGCCGGCGGGCTTGGGGATATTGCGGTTCGTTTTGGCTTCCACAGAAATATGTCAGAATTGATGTATCTTATTGTGATTGTACTCATTATTATGGTACAAATTATACAATGGATTGGCGATTGGCTCGTTCGCCACTACACACGGAAATAA
- a CDS encoding methionine ABC transporter ATP-binding protein, which translates to MIKIEQLTKSYLTPKGPKIALQNISLTIERGSIFGVIGHSGAGKSTLIRCLNLLEKPDSGAVIIDGTDITQLPAKALMHERRKMGMIFQHFNLLSSQTVFDNIAFPLRLEKMGASAIQKRVEDLLELVDIADHRNKYPSELSGGQKQRVGIARALANNPKVLLCDEATSALDPQTTQSILELLVDINQKLNLTIVLITHEMEVIRSICHRVAVIHDSQIIEEGPVEEVFLHPASDVTKEFIIDKTEQAQLIKYLERAPAQQHHLYQLSYIGNEAFEPHLSQIIKQSNIDLSILSGSISYIRDIPYGQMIVTINGDKDEVEEAITLFKAHKVLVTSLSPALTQIKLNPYS; encoded by the coding sequence ATGATTAAAATTGAACAGCTCACAAAATCCTATCTAACCCCAAAAGGCCCGAAAATTGCACTTCAAAACATCTCTCTAACCATTGAAAGAGGTTCTATTTTTGGTGTCATTGGTCATTCCGGAGCAGGAAAAAGCACTCTAATTCGTTGCCTAAATCTTCTAGAAAAACCCGATAGTGGCGCTGTGATCATCGACGGCACAGATATTACTCAACTCCCAGCAAAAGCATTAATGCATGAACGCCGAAAAATGGGCATGATCTTCCAACACTTCAATCTACTCTCTAGTCAAACTGTATTCGATAATATCGCCTTCCCCTTGCGTCTAGAAAAAATGGGCGCAAGTGCGATTCAAAAACGGGTGGAAGACTTGTTAGAATTAGTCGATATTGCTGATCACCGGAATAAATATCCATCAGAACTCTCAGGCGGGCAGAAACAACGCGTGGGCATTGCTAGAGCGCTTGCAAATAATCCGAAAGTGCTACTCTGTGATGAGGCAACTTCGGCGCTAGACCCTCAAACCACGCAATCTATTCTAGAACTACTCGTCGATATCAACCAAAAACTGAATTTAACAATCGTATTGATCACCCATGAGATGGAGGTGATTCGCTCTATCTGTCATCGTGTTGCGGTCATTCACGATAGTCAAATCATCGAGGAAGGGCCGGTAGAAGAGGTCTTTTTGCACCCGGCATCCGATGTTACCAAAGAATTTATCATTGATAAGACCGAGCAAGCACAATTGATTAAATATCTTGAGCGAGCACCAGCGCAACAGCATCACCTTTATCAGCTCTCTTATATTGGAAACGAGGCATTTGAACCCCATCTTAGCCAGATCATCAAACAGAGTAATATCGATCTCTCGATCTTATCGGGTTCTATTAGCTATATCCGCGATATTCCTTATGGGCAGATGATTGTCACAATTAATGGCGACAAGGATGAAGTTGAAGAGGCGATTACGCTCTTTAAAGCCCATAAAGTATTAGTGACATCACTTTCACCGGCACTCACTCAAATCAAGCTCAACCCATACTCATAA
- a CDS encoding IS5 family transposase: MSRTMLTDKLWLKLKPILLDLNIYDKPNLRNIVEGILFRMRTGVPWRDIPEQFGRPNTIFKTFSRWSKNNKLLKLFKKLSQDVDYEWLFIDATHIRAHQHSTGATADNPQAISKSVGGNSSKIHMIVDACGNPCEFIVTDGTTHDIKVAPELLSRVHLNTTDYVSADKGYDSESFREDIINQGAKAIIPKKRNTLTNNNHMDWHIYKTRHLVENAFARLKHFRSIATRYDKLKQHYENNVALACAYIWLKL, from the coding sequence ATGTCTCGAACCATGCTTACAGATAAACTATGGCTGAAACTGAAGCCTATTCTCCTAGATTTGAATATCTATGACAAACCAAATTTAAGAAATATCGTTGAGGGTATTCTATTTAGAATGAGAACAGGTGTTCCTTGGAGGGATATTCCTGAGCAATTTGGGCGACCTAATACTATTTTTAAAACTTTTAGTCGTTGGTCTAAAAATAACAAGCTCTTGAAATTATTTAAAAAACTATCACAAGATGTTGACTATGAATGGCTGTTTATAGATGCAACTCACATTAGAGCTCACCAGCATAGCACAGGAGCAACCGCAGATAATCCTCAAGCAATATCTAAAAGTGTTGGTGGAAATAGTTCAAAAATTCATATGATCGTAGATGCTTGCGGTAATCCCTGTGAATTTATCGTAACAGATGGAACGACCCACGATATCAAGGTCGCTCCAGAGCTACTTAGCAGGGTTCATTTAAATACGACAGATTACGTTAGTGCAGATAAAGGTTATGATTCTGAGAGTTTTAGAGAAGATATTATAAATCAAGGAGCTAAAGCTATTATTCCTAAAAAGAGGAATACTCTTACGAATAATAATCATATGGACTGGCATATTTATAAAACTCGGCATTTAGTGGAGAATGCATTTGCAAGGCTGAAACATTTTAGAAGTATAGCAACAAGATATGACAAGCTAAAACAACATTATGAAAACAACGTTGCTTTAGCTTGTGCCTATATTTGGCTGAAGTTATGA
- a CDS encoding DUF1090 domain-containing protein, with translation MKKLSVIALVLSGLIVPAVSMADYGCKRKEAALENQLEYAKKYNNTYRIQGLERALANVKTYCGGGYPLDSEEAKSYYEADQRLEVLEKIEDAQKDLAKAEYKLQKAKIKGDIEDQYEAEYKIKEAKMRLEMYQGYFDGLK, from the coding sequence ATGAAAAAGTTAAGTGTGATTGCGCTTGTACTCTCAGGCCTTATAGTTCCAGCTGTTTCTATGGCTGATTATGGTTGTAAACGTAAAGAAGCAGCGCTTGAGAATCAATTAGAATACGCTAAGAAATATAACAATACTTATCGTATTCAAGGGCTAGAGCGTGCACTTGCAAATGTGAAAACTTATTGTGGTGGCGGATATCCTCTAGATTCTGAGGAAGCTAAATCTTACTATGAGGCGGATCAGCGGTTAGAAGTACTCGAGAAGATTGAGGATGCTCAGAAAGATTTAGCTAAAGCGGAATATAAATTGCAAAAAGCAAAAATAAAAGGTGATATTGAAGACCAATATGAAGCTGAGTATAAAATCAAAGAGGCAAAAATGCGCTTAGAGATGTATCAGGGCTATTTTGATGGGTTGAAATAG